From Aptenodytes patagonicus chromosome 1, bAptPat1.pri.cur, whole genome shotgun sequence, one genomic window encodes:
- the SYPL1 gene encoding synaptophysin-like protein 1 isoform X2, protein MNYFLSIFSIFAFATCGGFQGETTLLVSCKGVVNKTVTAVFAYPFRLNTVVFSAPDPKRCGGTWTDVYLVGNFSSSAQFFVTLAVLVFLYCIAALVVYVGYKHVYQQNSKFPLTDLAITVITAFLWLVSTFAWAKALADIKMSTGASIIPGIESCKAPGTTCRFASVTSMGTLNVSVVFGLLNMVLWGGNIWFVYKDINLHNQSNRIS, encoded by the exons ATGaactattttctttca attttttccatctttgctttTGCCACATGTGGAGGCTTTCAAGGTGAAACTACCCTTCTAGTTTCCTGCAAAGGTGTGGTAAACAAAACAGTTACAGCTGTTTTTGCTTATCCATTCAG GTTGAATACTGTTGTATTTAGTGCACCAGACCCAAAACGCTGTGGTGGTACTTGGACTGACGTCTATCTTGTGGGCAacttctcctcctctgcacagTTCTTTGTTACACTTGCGGTGTTGGTGTTCCTCTACTGCATTGCTGCCCTTGTGGTATATGTTGGATATAAGCATGTGTATCAGCAAAATAGCAAGTTTCCATTAACT GACCTGGCTATCACTGTCATAACAGCCTTTCTGTGGCTGGTCAGTACTTTTGCTTGGGCAAAGGCACTTGCTGACATCAAAATGTCCACAGGGGCCAGCATTATTCCAGGAATTGAATCTTGCAAAGCACCAGGAACAACTTGTCGTTTTGCTTCTGTGACCAGCATGGGAACTCTGAATGTGTCTGTG GTGTTTGGCTTGCTTAATATGGTTTTATGGGGAGGAAATATTTGGTTTGTATATAAGGACATCAACCTTCACAACCAATCAAACAGAATTTCTTAA